GACGCTGCCGATGCTGGCGTTCTCCACCGCAACGGGGCGCGGGTTCACCGTTCCACCTACTCTGGCGAAAGAGCAAGCGGAGCACATTTCGAGCTTCCTCGAATCGAACCGCGAGCGGTTCAAAGACGGGCGCGGAACCGGCGGCCAAGTGGACACCGCAGGAGCGGCACTCTTCACGCTCGAACTCGCGGGGCACAAACCCGACGAGAATACCACCGCTGTGGTCGAGTTCCTCTTCAAGGCGCAGTCCGATCGCGACCACTGGCGCGCGAGCGGCGATCGCCCTCCGAGTGAGGCGAGTGACTTCAGCACGACCTACTACGCGATCCGGGGACTAAAGTTCTGGGGACCGCCCGCGAACGCGGACAAGCAGAAAACCGCCAAGCGCATCGACGCGGCCCGAGCCTGGCTCGTGAAAACGTCTGCGAAGGACACAGAGGACCGCGTGTTCCGCTTGCTGGCTCTTCAGGAAGCCGGTGCGGATGCCAAGGAAGTGGCCGCGGCTGCGTGGGAACTTCAGCGCACGCAGCGAGCGGACGGCGGTTGGGCACAACTCGACAACGGGCGCAGCGACGCCTACGCGACCGGTTCGGCACTGGTCGCATTACATCTCGCCGCGGGACTCAAAACGGACGCGCCCGCGTACCGGACGGGAGTGGCGTATCTGTTGAAAACACAGCGCGCGGACGGGACGTGGTTCGTGAAGTCGCGGAGCAAACCGTTCCAACCGTACTATGAGAGCGGCTTTCCCCACGAAAAGGACCAGTTCATCGCAATCACTGCGAGCGGGTGGGCAACGACTGCGCTAGCGCTGGCAGTCGAGAAGAAATAAGACCCGGGTTTCAACCCGGGTCCTATTTTGGCTCACTTCTTGATCGGCTTGTACTCGACCTTCTTGAACGTCATCACACTGCCCGGGTCGTGGCCCTGAAGCGCGAAGTGCCCCTTCGTGTAGGTGTTGTTCGGGTCTTTGAAGTCGATCGTCTTCTTGCCGTTCACGATGATCGTGATGTGGTTGCCGTCGGCGATCACTTCTTGGGTGAAGAACTCATCAGCCTTGTGCGGGGCGTCCTTCATCACGCAGATTTCCTTGCGGAACTCGCCCAGCTTCGTGCGGCCGTCCGGGTAGAGGCTACCGGTGCGGATCTGGTCGCTGTGCGTCGCGTTGATTTGAGCCTCGTAACCGGCCGGGAAACCCGGCTCGAACTTCGTGCGGAAGTACTGGCCACTGTTACCCTTGTCGTTGATCTTGGCTTCGACTCGGTAGTGGAAGTTGTCAGCCTCGATCTCGGTGAAGATGTGGCTGGCCGGCCCACCGCCGACGATCAACCCGTCCTTGATCTGCCAGAGGGTCACTTCTTTACCCGGGGTGCCGTCCTTTTTGTCCTTCTCGACGCCCGCGAAGGCAATCACCTTCCCGGCCTCGTTCTTCGTTTCCTTCACGCCTTTGAACTGGCCGCCCGGGGGGTTGGGGATCTTCCAGCCAGTAAAGTCTTTACCGTTAAACAGTTGCACCCACCCTTCGTCCGCAGCGCGAGCGACGGGTTCGGCGAAGGTCGCTACGGCGACGGCCGCGCACAGTGCCACCGCCATGAGCGAGCGAGAGAGGCATCGGGATTGCATACGTCGGCTCCAGTGAAAGTCGGCAATTTCGCGGACCGCGCGGTTGCCGGAGATGATCCTATTCGCACAAGTTGCACCCCGCCACCACTCCGCAAGATCAACTGATACGATGCAACCGCACGAACCGAAAAAATTACCCAGAACGTGCAGATCCCGTTGCCTAACATTCGATACGCCAGTACGTTGTTTGTCGTCGAGCATACCTGGGCAGTCTGGGTAATATTTATTGCCCTCCCGGAATAAGCCGACTAATCAGGGCCGGGCCGGTTCGCAGCAGGGAAGTCGCGAGCGCCCCACTCCCAAATCCCGTGTAAGTGGAGGCTTCGCAATGAAACGGCGTTTGTTGGGTACGGCCCTGCTCGGGGCCGCGGTGTGGTTCACGGCCGGTGACGCGGTCGGCTTCGGTGGGCGCAAGAAGAGCGACTGCGGTAGCAGCGTCGCGTGCGCCCCGTGCACCAGCTACTCGGTGTCCTACGTCGACAAGAAGGTGACCGCGTACAAGACCGAGTGGGAAACGAAGGACGTTAAGGTCACGGTTAACGAGTGGGTGACCTCCAAGGAAGACTACAAGTACTGGGTCAACGAGCCGGAAACGAAGAAGCAGAAGGTCAAGGTCAAGGAACTGGCGACCAAGGACGAGCCGTACAAGTACTGGGTCAACGAGTGGGTGACCACCAAGGAAAAGATCAAGGTCGCCGAGTGCAAGGCGGTCACGAAGGACGTGGAAGTCACGACCTACGACCTCAAGCCGACCGTGACGAAGCAGAAGCGGACGGTCTGTGAGTGGGTGTGCGTGCCGGTCACCGTGACCTGCGCGGCCCCGGCCCCGAGCTGCGACAGCGGGCGCGGCGGGCTGTTCAGCCGCCTCTGCAAGAAGAAGAAGCACGACGACTGCGCCGCCCCGTGCGCGACTCCGTGCGACGCGCCGTGCGCCCCGGTCACCAAGACCGTGCTGCAGCGCCAACTGGTCAGCAAGGAAGTCGAAGTCGACGTGACCACCTACGAGAAGATCCCGAAGAAGAGCACCCAGAAGGTCACCACCTACGAAACCGTTTGGGTGGAGAAGGAAGTTGACGTCAAGAAGTGCACCCCGGTCGAGAAGGCCGGCACCCGCAAGGTCTGCGTGTGGGTGGACGTCGAGAAGGAAGTTGACGTGACGACGTGGAAGAAGGTCGAGAAGACCGGCACCCGCGACGTGCGCAAGTGTGTGGCGGTCGAGAAGACCGTCAAGCAACAGTTCCCGAAGCAAGTCGCTTACGAGACGACCGTGAAGGTGCCCGTGTACACCCCGGTGGTGGCCCCGGCGCCCGCACCGGCCCCGTGCGAAACCCCGTGCGCCAGCCCCTGCACCACCACCGGGCACAGCAAGCCGGCTCGTGGCGGGCTGTTCCGCGGTCACTGCTGCAAGTAAGCCACACGTCAACCTGAATTGACCCGCCCCCCCGGTCCGTGCCGGGGGTCTTTTCGTTTCCCGAGAGCGTGAGCGGAGGAGTATCATCGGGCGAACCACAACCCGGAGGCCCTCATGCTTCGCGCACTCGCACCCCTCACACTCGCCACACTTTTCAGCACCATTGTCGCGGTTCCCGGTTCGGCCGCCGCACCGGAAAAGCTCAAACTGACCGCACGAAAGGTCACCGAGGTCGAAGAGACCGTTACCGTCACCGACCCCGCGACCAACGTCACCAAAACGGTGAGCGCAAAACGGGGCGTCCCCACGAACGTTACCATCGAAGTCGATCCCACCAAGACCGCCATTGTGGTGTGCGATATGTGGGACGACCACTGGTGCCAGAGTGCGTCGAAGCGGTGCGCGGAACTCGCGAAACAGGCGGAACCGGTCCTGAAGGCTTGCCGTGATCGAGGCATGACAATCATTCACTGCCCGTCGGACACAATACCGTTCTACAAGGATCACCCGGCGCGCAAGCGAGTTGCGGATGTGAAGAAAGTGGAACCGCCAAAGTCGAAAGACCTGCCCAACCCGCCGCTGCCGGTGGACGACACGGACGGCGGGTGCGACGACGAGAAGCCCGCGAAGCAGTTCAAAGCGTGGACCCGCCAAAACGCGACCATCACCATCGACGAGAAGAAGGATTACATCACAGACAACGGGACCGAAGTGTACAGCATCATGAAGGAAAAGGGAATTGACACGCTCTTCGTGATGGGTGTTCACACTAACATGTGCGTACTGAACCGGACGTTCGCGATCAAGCAGATGGTGAAGTGGAACGTGCGAACGTTCCTGGTCCGCGACCTGACGGACGCGATGTACAACCCGAAGATGAAGCCGTTCGTGGCTCACGACAAGGGAACGCAGCTCATCATCGAGCACATCGAAAAACACTGGTGCCCGACGATCGAGAGCAAATCGATTCTCGCCACGAAGTGATAACAGGGAACTTGTAGTGGGTGTGCCGGGGTGAAACAATTAGTTTCACCCCGGCGCGTCGAACGGGTTACTTGACTTCGATGTTGATGACGTTCTTCTCTCCGGCAGTCACGGTCTTCTTCAGATCCGTTTTGGCCGCGTCACTGTAGGTTTTCGCGAAGCGTTCTTTGGCCCCCGGGTTGAGCGTGGGCATATTCTCGGCCTTGCGGCCGAGGAACTTATCACCGTAGAGGTTCAAATCTTTCAACACAATCGTGTGAGCCCCAACCACGGCACCAACCGTGCGACCGTCTTCACTCTTAAGGGTGTAGTGCCCTTGTTCGTCGGTCACACCGGTCGATTTGGGGCCGTCGGTTTGGGGCCAAAATTCAACGCGGACGTTCTTCAACGGAGCGCCCCCCTTGGTGACTGTTCCTTCCGCTTCAGCGAATTGCGGCCCCCCGCCACACCCGCTCGCAAAGAGAAGCGCACTTAGGAGCACCAACCGGCTGAATAGGCGATTCATCGTAGGTAGCCTCCGGCGCGAATGAAATGCGACACCCGGAGTGGGATAAACCCACTCCGGATGAAAGCGTCGGTCGAGGTTAGAAATCGTTGCCGATCACTTCGCCGTTCGCGCGAGTACCGAGGTACAGTAGCGTCGTGGGGGAAATGCTGTCGCGGAGGAAACGAACCGAGCCATCGGCCAGCGTAAAGTTAGCACCGCCCGTGTGCCCACTTCCGAAAGCGTTGATGCGATCCTCGAACAGAATTGTCTGTTCACCCGCGGACAGGCTGTCAAAATTGGCAGGCAGTTTGAAGTTAATCTTCACGCTGCAT
This region of Gemmata massiliana genomic DNA includes:
- a CDS encoding 3-keto-disaccharide hydrolase, with product MQSRCLSRSLMAVALCAAVAVATFAEPVARAADEGWVQLFNGKDFTGWKIPNPPGGQFKGVKETKNEAGKVIAFAGVEKDKKDGTPGKEVTLWQIKDGLIVGGGPASHIFTEIEADNFHYRVEAKINDKGNSGQYFRTKFEPGFPAGYEAQINATHSDQIRTGSLYPDGRTKLGEFRKEICVMKDAPHKADEFFTQEVIADGNHITIIVNGKKTIDFKDPNNTYTKGHFALQGHDPGSVMTFKKVEYKPIKK
- a CDS encoding prenyltransferase/squalene oxidase repeat-containing protein, which translates into the protein MLSTLLLVTIPLPNLTLPAPTTKAVRAAVEIALPQLKKGATGHVEQKTCFACHNQTLPMLAFSTATGRGFTVPPTLAKEQAEHISSFLESNRERFKDGRGTGGQVDTAGAALFTLELAGHKPDENTTAVVEFLFKAQSDRDHWRASGDRPPSEASDFSTTYYAIRGLKFWGPPANADKQKTAKRIDAARAWLVKTSAKDTEDRVFRLLALQEAGADAKEVAAAAWELQRTQRADGGWAQLDNGRSDAYATGSALVALHLAAGLKTDAPAYRTGVAYLLKTQRADGTWFVKSRSKPFQPYYESGFPHEKDQFIAITASGWATTALALAVEKK
- a CDS encoding isochorismatase family protein, with the protein product MLRALAPLTLATLFSTIVAVPGSAAAPEKLKLTARKVTEVEETVTVTDPATNVTKTVSAKRGVPTNVTIEVDPTKTAIVVCDMWDDHWCQSASKRCAELAKQAEPVLKACRDRGMTIIHCPSDTIPFYKDHPARKRVADVKKVEPPKSKDLPNPPLPVDDTDGGCDDEKPAKQFKAWTRQNATITIDEKKDYITDNGTEVYSIMKEKGIDTLFVMGVHTNMCVLNRTFAIKQMVKWNVRTFLVRDLTDAMYNPKMKPFVAHDKGTQLIIEHIEKHWCPTIESKSILATK